The DNA window GAGGCTTTTAGATGTGGGATTTAATTGCGCATTCGAGAGAAACATTATGGACGCGTCAGAATAACATTTTCATGCGAAATCAAGTCAGAACAGTTCATTTAATTTCGTTTAGCACGCTTGCCTATATCTGAACtgcttcattcatttattcatttatgcaTTCATTCATGCATTTattcgctcattcattcattcatttcttcattcactAACTCActcgctcattcattcacttattctgttatttttttttattcacatttacttgttcattcattcactgatTCATgctcttcattcattcattcgtgcattcattcattcattcgttcgttcattcatttattcattcattcactcattcattcatctttctttcttttgcttttagaGGAATCAGTTCATCCAAATTTgtgttccgtttttttttcaaaataattttgattttgatgtcACTTAGTATTAATTTTTACTTCAAGTTGGTTCTCGAACAAAGTAACCGTTTAATATTTCAGCCTTATCCATCCCTTTTCTGTTTCAACCATTTGCATGTCCATTCTTCCATTCCACTCTCAATCATTGgcttgttcacttttttctttcaactacTTCGGCTGAAATTGCAGGATATTTCGCCAGAAagttgttttgtgaaaaagtcATTTTGCCGAAATCGGTGAAAAATTCCTTCTCATTCACAGAATTCGAGTTTCAGACagcaataattttatttcggACATAAACTACCGCTTTTTTGGTACTTTCTTCTGGTTATTTAAATCTTTACTTTGGAATTTCCAAAATTATCGATATGGTAAATATGGTATGGTGAAAAGGGTTTTCACAGGGAAAATTAACGATGAAGTTGTCGCCTCTCCACGAGAGTTAAGttaagttaaaggcatcatcccacgaatctgaggtggtgcagatttcaggtggagtattcgtatacaggatgggagactacggagagaagggtgattccgtccatttcctcttaattgccgtaaaaaacggcccggaagatacggcttcattcgttttggcgcaccattttgtacaagaggttcgattggagcgcaccagtcttgtgcgacgccgcatcttccgggccgttttttacggcaattaggaagaaatggacagaaccacctccctctccgtagtctcccatcccgtatatgaatactccacctgaaatctgcaccacctcagattcgtgggatgatgcctttaagagaaccATAAGCTCAGTGCGCCTGGTGTGATGTCACCCACttattcgactttttttttgttgcaaatattgcatttttctggaaatttgctGCTGTTTCTTGCCACTGGACGAATATGCTATGAATCACATCAGCAACTGTCTCATTGACGCTCTCCCCTATGTTGTTCAGTTTTAGAAGTTCCAAATTTGAAATTGCAAACGTCATCCAGGGgattttttcgaatgtttcaACTACAGATTCGGGTCAGAAAATCCCTCAAGAAGCtagcaacagcaacaacaactcTTTCATTCCCCTTAAAAAACAATTCAGTGCTGCAAATCACACACaaatttattcacattttgCATGCATTTTTCTGCACGGAAGTTTTGAAATCCTTCCATCAAATGGCCACTTTTCCTACCCTCTTATCTCATGAATCTTTCAACATGATCACTGGCGTTAAACGTTGGTGTTAACGTTTTATCAGTACCAGATAAATCGAGGCCAACCTTTGAAAAAGGATGTTGAATGATAAGATAATCTGTCACAGTTCAATTTTGTGCTTTcccgcactttttttctcaattttcaaagtaaaatgGTGCTGATGAGGCTCAAAGACGGAAAAGGAGGCAGAGAAAgcggaaaataatgaaatactAGAGTTTCTAATGTAtctgaaaatcaaaagaatttcGAAAATGAAACTTCTGTAGTAGCaagaaaattaatagaaaaattaacatttttgtaaggaaaagaaaccGACAAATTTGCTGCCATAATACAATGTTACAAATATGGTTATGAATTATGTACAGTTAATCTACTTTCTGGTATTCTAAGGGGAAACCTTCTTGATTCTTAGGATTTATcagcaaattttatttttctgagactttgtttttcatttgaatttccATTGTCCTAAAGGATAAGGACgctgtttttaaatttgttcacTGAACATTGAGACAAAGAAATTGCTTCGTAATTTCACCCTTAAATGTCCTACCCGTTGATGGTGACGGTTGTGGTACAATGATAAGAGGCCACTACCGCCATATCCGTCGTGGATCGACGGCTCGACATCGCCACGGGTCCGTGCAAGCGCGCCTCTTCTGTCTGGGAAGAATAGAGCGCATAACTATATTAATACACATATTTTATgagggccatctaagtatctaagtaaataagtatttTATGactaaaaagtgaataaaacaTAAAGGGCTTGCTttgctaatcaatccgcttcgaaTACGctaccgcgttcacttcaattcagaatcgcctgaggtttacgaacgcacCCTCTTTGCAAGTGGCTTGTGGGGACTAAGCGATGGaccaaatcagtgtttttatccccccagACACTTCGGAGTGATTGAGGGCTTGATTGGCACTAGGatggattcgaaccatcgatccatcgtgcagtcacaaccGAACCTCTTGCCAACTGCGCTATTCCACCCGTTTGTAagttatattaatatatattcTATGAGTTTTATCTGTCATTTGTTTCCTTAAATGCTGTAGCTATGTTTCATATTAGTAGTAGTAGGTAATTAGTAGAGAATCGAATTTAAGAGAAATTTGCTGTCATAACGCAATGCCATGGCCAATTGATTTGGTAtgtgtaaaggataaaggataaagtttctggcgctaatcaatccacttgggatgcgcccccacgttcacttcaattcagaatcgtttgaggtttacgaacgtgtatccggccgtacaacgacttgcggtggccagccgatgtgtcaagtcagtgtttttatcctcccagaccagtctggcaccaattcatcgaccctggagggatgaagggcttggcgAGCCccagagcggattcgaacctccgatcgatcgtgcaggaagcggaacctctaaccgcgaCACTACACCCATCTCCACGTCTATAGTATacagcgaattttttttaaaaatattttgagatCTTCATACGGGCGCTGCCTTGgtacacttctttttttttgtaaatggaCATAAtgagaacgaagaaaattgttgatcatttcttgaattttcaagaaatgttGCGGGAGATTGTTGTGATTTGGTGTAATGGTAAGAGACCACAGCTACGATACTCATGTAATCAATGGTTCGGCACCACAGCCGTGGCCAAACAAgcgttttgtttttcgttcgTATCTGCTCTGCCTGGGAAGATTGGTGCGCTATGAATATGTATAAACAATTATGACCAAGTTGCCCAAAACTGAATGAAGGGATGGAGAAAGAGAGAATTGTTCTGAATTTCTTAAATCTCCCATTTGATGGGGTGGTGGTGTAGTCTTGTGGTAAAGGCTCACTGCCGCCATCTCCTTCCGATTGGGGATTTGACACCATGGgtcaaacaaaattttagtTCCTCTGTTGGTATTTGTTCGgtcaaaatttgttttgaaatgaatatttcctctatttttttccgtttcccttttacttttatttttttaaattaaatgtcTCAACTCTGTTCCACTAATAGCGTTCCGTCTATGCCATTTTTCCCCTCAGATTCtgagataaaggaaaaagtataAAGTGCACGAtgtctttttatcttttcagaCAGTCTGGCACTAttttatcgacgccggaggTACAAAAGTCTTGGTTGACAGTAAAGCGATTTCGAACcgacgatcgatcgtgcagtcagagcggaacctcttgccgactgcgctacacccgccatAGTTATGAAGCTGTGGAAAAACTCCATCGTTTGGTGTCAAGATGCATAAAATGGTGTCCTTGCTCATCCTTTGGACGGGAAAATTCACATCTTGGAGTTGAAAGGATTGTGATCATTCcgttcatgatttttttattagttattattagttATCTTTCGGCCAAGTATGAATAGTTCAGATGAAATCTATTGCAGATAAATAATGCGAAAAAATTGGCGCAGAAGCGCCACGTGAACTCATAGAAATCATCGTAATAGCAAAAGcgtaaagttaaaaaaagggATGATGTCGAATTTTCTAGCGTTCAACACTTATACCTCGAAGACAAAGGATTTGACTGATACTTGATGTTTATCACtgatctatttattattatttatctattatttgtgATTTGACACCATGTGTCAAACAACATTATTAAACATTATCATTCATTatctttatcattattataactatttattattatctctATTTTGATCATAAATGTAGCAGAATTACcatttgttcttcttccattCTTCCTTCTATAATACATTGCTCCTTTGTGAGAGTCTCATCATACGAATCTACGCGAATCCCTGGCATTCTTATGCTATTCTCCTCTAGTCAAGATTTCCACCTCGATAGAAATTAAGTCAGATTGAactagaaattaattaatttaattctcgatagaaaaatgaaattttgtcgTCTCTAGactctcctcctcctctcagTTACTCTCTTACTCtcagcttttttctatcatcaATTTCATTTGGTGCCGACTGGTTCTGCCTGTTCGATGTTCGAACGATGACATTCGTTAGTCAACCTATCTAATTGCAATTTCCAACTTATTCCTGTACTTGTATTTTGATTCTTGTGAATTCTTCAACATTTTATAACTCATAACTTTAATCTCCATTGTATTAGAACAACAACTATTATTTGCAgtgatttcaaaaatactgatagttttccttttttcacttgaaatgCTTTCCTTCCCGACGTCCGTAGTCTCATCCATTTCGTTCGGGGCGCCATCACTACGTATTTATTCttgatgttgaaaaatttcagactttaaaaaaatggagctGACGCCTATGTCTATATTTACCTCATGGTTAACTGTAATCTCGGTTTCATTCACGCTTCTACCATTGTAAGTTTACAGTTATCCACTGAAAATTTCACATAATCGGCAAACTTGGTGAAATTTCTACGACACTCAACGCATTTTCCCGATAAACCTCCTTTTACAGTATGATGGTGCTGGACTGGCGTCGTCGCGGGACCGCTGATGGTTTCTCTTCTGTGAACTTCGTCCTTCCATTGCTTACGTAagctaattttttgaaattgagtAATCCCTCGTATGGCAATTTGtctctctcctctttttttaaacggatATGAATGCTTCTATGTTCAGTAAATGTTTGGTTCGTTTCAGGACTTCATGTTGGTTAAAACATGGTCATATGACTAATGACAACACAAACATCACAATCAATACGATCAATATTggcttcttcattttctacatTCTCTGCTTTGCGTATTATCAGCCGAAAAGGGTAAGATCGCGCTTTCATCCTTCCTtggttttaaaataaagaatgagTCGCATGTTTCGAAGAAGTGAGTTGTGGATTTACTAAATTATACTACTATAAGCTGGGTACTGTACAGTAATAATTTGCTAGAAAACGCTATAAAAACCCAAATCCACTTTCTTCGTTCTCATTAATTGGTTCAGTTTGCTCGAGATCATAAGATATGTACATCAATCAATTTATGATGACAAAATCGACCTTTCTCGATTGTTGTGCactcagaagaaaagaaaagtaattttagTACTAAAAAATGTTCCAAGGGAGCACCAAGTTGTAGaactaaaacatttttaatacCTTGTAAGCAGCTGCTCAAATGAAAAATCGCGCATTTCTCGAGAAAGTCTAgctcttgtaaaaaaaataaccttgCAAATTGGAATGTTGATGACAACAAAtagttctctgaaaaaaatccgcCCTAAATCTCTTCAGGGAATTTACGTTTTTTAGTCAACATTAAATGTGACACTTCCCTCAagtccagaacatctcaaaaattctcaaatataGTTGTGAACGCAATTATTTCTGAGTCATGTCCACCAACTTATATTCATTGGTGATTTAGAAAATGAGCTTTTTTTGGGCGTTTTTGGATTTTATAATGAACTAGATCTCGTCATTTTGAATCGATCACATATCGAAGTGATCAGAATAGGAAATGAAATAGAGCAAAGTGAACCAAATTATGGagaacaacgagaaaaaaaaaacacggattagcttttttttgtctctttttgGCGGAAAATTCCCGTGCCTTCCTGTAGCATAGTAAAATTGTAGAATGTCTGAGAATTTCGTCATTTTATCACCATTCATTTTCTAGATGCTACAGGTACAGACCTATTTCAGAAATATCTGTTTGGTCAACTCTTCGTATGTGCTACCGTCCTTAAGCTGCTCTTCACGTATGTCGATATGCATAGTGGGTTTTTCCAGGGTAGCTGTGTGGGGTTTTCTTATTACAAATCCGTTAAGAAACCCCACAAGTGTTGAATTGTAGCCAGTGACGTTGCTGCTGATGTGATGGGTTCAATCGCTGCTGCTTCACAAATCGCCAGCTTGGCTGGAGGTGTCTATGAGATTGTAAGTCTAAGTGCAAATTATCGAACGAGTATGAGTAAATGACTGAATTACTTCCAGAAACGAGCCATCTCTTTCGGGCACACTGAGTACTTGCCGGCTTTGTTCCAGTATGCcatatttttccttgttttgcaATGGCTCGCATTCGGAATACTCACAGGCAACAAATATATCGCGGTAGGTCAAAGGCTGTCACAGTAAAATTGTGAATTTAAACATGTGAGAAAAAGGTGAGGGCAACTCAGTTGAACGATTTTACGAAAACACGTTCTTAACCAATTCCACCTTCCGACTTCGTCATAAGTCAAAAGCCTAGCTGAGAGCTAACCACTAGCAGCGTTTCTTACCGTATTAGAATAACAAGTGGCGGAATGATTCTCTGATCCAACGATGACGGTGGTGAAAACTAAATTCACCATGGCTAGCTGATTAATATGGAAAAATATCATGCCTTTCCAATGCGAATTCTGCCGTGATACCCCTCAAACCATGGCCTACGATCTAACTTCGAACCGCACGATAACGGAGAAACAGCATAATCTCAGGTTGTGCAACACGTCCTTGATGTGAACCAGGGCGGTATGACCAAGACTCGTTAAGGAAACTGTTTCGGACGTTGCACTTACAGCGCGGGAACATTATCCTCGAACGCGCATCGAATtccacgtgattgctctgcaagagATCAAAAGTAGACGAAGCGACGTGCGGCAGTTGAAAAACGGTACTTAATGTAGACGGAGAATAGATTTGAAACGTATGTACGTTGATTTTGCCGTGTATCCATCTGTCATACGTCGCATCGATTAACACGCAATCCTGTTAACTCGTTTTCTCACCGTTGACTTCCTCTCCTTCCAAAAATCCACTAGCATTGAAAGGGACAACCAGCGATATTGGCTAATGTTTTCACACCACGGATGGGCCAACTGAAAGCTCAGCTATATGCGGCTCTGGAAGCCCTGAGCTCGAACAAAGTCAATTACCGAACTTAGGAAATTCCTGGATGACTTGAGAGAAAGACACGAATGCAAATGATGGTGGGGGACTATCAGAGAACGGTGACCGCATAAATAACCAAGTAACCATTGAGATCTGCCAGCcccatataaaaatatatcgCATCATCGTCTGCCAAACAGAAAGCACCCACTTTGGAGGTAATCACTATAGTAGCgccaaaatgacatgaaacacgtacgaaTTGTGTGTGccgcttctctcgaggcgcttcggtggagcgcagcggctagGAGCAAGGTGAagcccttgctggcaccacccatcgctgcagtttgcgactgTCCCAGctcggttccaactgttgCCTCCActgcaccgtttcgagcgcgcacacaaatgcaccgcaactacactcgtgactCATGTCcttaacccgactatacgtaTCAGCACCCACACTTCACTCTTGCTAAATTCACTTCAGGTGTATCGTATACACAAGACTCCATATATAACCACATGCTTGAAATAGGGTATAAAGGGTGAGGAGTCACTTTTATTTCATGACACAGTAGTTACCTTGAAGAACAATAGAAGATTCTAGTTACAGttgaattcttttcaaagaacttTAATTAAAGCATTGCTACGTTTGAGTACTGCAACCaaattatgatttttcttttcagattgcCAACGTCGCCGCCCTCATGGTGAACGTGGCGACAATCTCGTTGTACTTCATTTATCCACCGCTCACATGGCGAGTGCCTATCATTGGAACGGGCCCACAgcagagagagaaaaaagaatagggaGATCTAAACTATCATGCTGGCTAGTTTTACTTAACTGTCCCTCATGTCACCATTTTCAACTTCTTGccattatttttgtaataaataCATAACAAAACTTGTCCAATCATTTGACGACTTGAGGAATGCAGTCCAAGCTGCAATTTAGAATGGTCCAGAAAAGCATGATGCTGGCAATATTTTCagtttcctttaattttcccATACTCATATCCCTGATTTAAGTTTTCGCATCTGGACTCTTGTTTATGAAATCCAGTGACAGGTAGCTTCGGGCATAAAGTCGTGACCGCAGTGGTCATAACAGCTTTGTTAATGATaagaaaaccatgaaaagGGCTGTACAATGTACATTTCTAATCTCACGTTGTGAAATTCACTCCCAGATCCTCAGATAACCGCCCCTATTTAGCTATTCTTTTTATTGGTGTCCCATTGGTTCGGACGGAAGCTGACAATGCAGACAGTTTTATTCCAGAAGTTGATGATGTTACACCATTCATATCTTCTTGATCAAAAATTAACTATATGTACAACAGCAATGCAAAGGCGATCTTAGAGATGCAGAAGAAATCATTGTCGGAATAACATTATGTTATGTCTTCACAATACAAAGCGATAAACAAGTGGGATAGTACAAACATAGAAATTTCCATATCATTTAACCACagtaaagtgaaaatttaCTTAGCTGACTTCTTT is part of the Necator americanus strain Aroian chromosome V, whole genome shotgun sequence genome and encodes:
- a CDS encoding hypothetical protein (NECATOR_CHRV.G18445.T2), coding for MSIFTSWLTVISVSFTLLPFMMVLDWRRRGTADGFSSVNFVLPLLTTSCWLKHGHMTNDNTNITINTINIGFFIFYILCFAYYQPKRKYLFGQLFVCATVLKLLFTYVDMHTSDVAADVMGSIAAASQIASLAGGVYEIKRAISFGHTEYLPALFQYAIFFLVLQWLAFGILTGNKYIAIANVAALMVNVATISLYFIYPPLTWRVPIIGTGPQQREKKE
- a CDS encoding hypothetical protein (NECATOR_CHRV.G18445.T1): MELTPMSIFTSWLTVISVSFTLLPFMMVLDWRRRGTADGFSSVNFVLPLLTTSCWLKHGHMTNDNTNITINTINIGFFIFYILCFAYYQPKRKYLFGQLFVCATVLKLLFTYVDMHTSDVAADVMGSIAAASQIASLAGGVYEIKRAISFGHTEYLPALFQYAIFFLVLQWLAFGILTGNKYIAIANVAALMVNVATISLYFIYPPLTWRVPIIGTGPQQREKKE